One Antennarius striatus isolate MH-2024 chromosome 17, ASM4005453v1, whole genome shotgun sequence genomic window carries:
- the osr1 gene encoding protein odd-skipped-related 1, which yields MGSKTLPAPVPLHPSIQLANYSLLHSSTGLQLPADHFHSIYSFSALHAIHLHQWTLGYPPLALPRCTISKLPAQFSSMASIPIFPHLLQPKQDSVGLLQSSKNKPRFDFANLAAAATQEDHLKAEDLSMTGASTTTAQVSSQQPTSASLGCFLDVTKLNSPERKSNRGRLPSKTKKEFVCKFCGRHFTKSYNLLIHERTHTDERPYTCDICHKAFRRQDHLRDHRYIHSKEKPFKCQECGKGFCQSRTLAVHKTLHMQVKELKPAKIK from the exons ATGGGTAGCAAGACTCTGCCGGCACCAGTGCCTCTCCACCCATCTATCCAGCTGGCAAACTACTCCCTTCTTCACAGCTCCACAGGCCTCCAGCTGCCAGCAGATCATTTTCACAGCATCTACAGCTTCAGTGCTCTACATGCCATCCACCTCCACCAGTGGACCCTTGGCTACCCACCATTAGCCTTACCCCGGTGTACCATCTCCAAGCTACCTGCTCAGTTTTCTTCCATGGCCTCCATTCCTATATTCCCTCACTTGCTTCAACCAAAGCAAGACTCCGTGGGACTGTTGCAGAGCTCCAAGAACAAGCCCCGCTTTGACTTTGCCAACCTGGCAGCAGCAGCCACTCAGGAGGATCATCTGAAGGCAGAGGACTTGAGCATGACAGGAGCTTCCACCACAACCGCACAGGTATCGTCTCAACAACCAACCTCAGCAAGTCTGGGATGCTTCCTGGATGTGACCAAACTCAACTCACCAGAACGCAAGTCCAACCGAGGCCGACTGCcctcaaagacaaagaaagagttTGTTTGCAAGTTCTGTGGCCGCCATTTTACCAAATCATACAACCTTCTGATCCatgagaggacacacacagatgagagaCCATACACCTGTGATATCTGCCACAAAGCCTTCAGACGGCAAGACCACCTACGGGATCACAG ATACATTCATTCCAAAGAAAAACCCTTCAAATGTCAGGAGTGCGGAAAGGGCTTCTGTCAATCCAGAACTCTGGCTGTCCACAAAACATTACACATGCAGGTCAAGGAACTGAAGCCAGCAAAGATCAAATGA